Proteins encoded by one window of uncultured Draconibacterium sp.:
- a CDS encoding XdhC family protein, giving the protein MTHELKLLFNTLKSWQDLGKKAVFVSVVDLDGSSYRRPGVRMLIREDGEYAGAVSGGCVESEIERQAQSVFRTNRPKVITYDGRYRIGCEGVIHVLIEPALLSEELIEAFENQLENRKSFQMDSFFYTEVGEYDNVGSVLQINGVSYPLNPDFKRNETASQKCFSQIFEPLFQLFIFGAEHDAVQLSQAGKLLGWEVTVVASPEESKSCDYFPGAASLIAPSFDAIDTSAIDEQTAVVLMTHSFNKDVQYLMALKDINPAYIGLLGSVNRRERVISMLLEQVPDLSLEFIEQIHGPAGINIGAENAAEISISILAEILSVVRKQKPVALREKVGAIHE; this is encoded by the coding sequence ATGACGCACGAGCTGAAATTACTGTTTAATACGTTAAAATCCTGGCAAGATCTTGGTAAAAAAGCGGTGTTCGTGTCGGTAGTCGATTTAGATGGATCGTCGTACCGCCGGCCCGGAGTTAGGATGCTTATTCGAGAGGATGGTGAATATGCCGGTGCGGTTAGTGGCGGCTGTGTTGAAAGCGAGATCGAACGTCAGGCACAAAGTGTTTTTCGTACCAATAGGCCAAAAGTTATTACTTACGATGGACGTTATCGGATTGGTTGCGAGGGTGTTATTCATGTTTTAATTGAACCCGCTCTGTTGTCGGAAGAACTTATAGAAGCGTTTGAAAATCAGTTGGAAAACAGAAAATCTTTTCAAATGGATTCGTTCTTTTATACCGAAGTGGGCGAGTATGATAATGTTGGTTCAGTACTTCAAATTAATGGCGTTAGCTACCCGTTGAATCCTGATTTTAAGCGAAACGAAACAGCAAGCCAAAAGTGTTTCTCACAAATCTTCGAGCCTTTGTTTCAGCTGTTTATTTTTGGTGCCGAGCATGATGCTGTTCAGCTAAGTCAGGCCGGGAAATTACTGGGATGGGAGGTAACTGTGGTGGCTTCTCCCGAGGAGTCGAAATCGTGTGATTATTTTCCGGGAGCTGCTTCGCTGATCGCTCCATCGTTTGACGCTATCGACACTTCAGCCATTGATGAACAAACTGCGGTGGTTTTAATGACACACAGCTTTAATAAGGACGTACAATACTTGATGGCACTAAAAGATATCAATCCGGCTTATATTGGTTTGTTGGGCTCGGTAAACCGCAGGGAGCGCGTAATTTCGATGTTGCTTGAACAGGTTCCCGATCTTTCGCTGGAATTTATTGAGCAGATTCATGGTCCGGCAGGAATAAACATTGGAGCTGAAAATGCTGCAGAGATTTCGATCTCAATTCTGGCCGAAATATTAAGTGTGGTAAGGAAACAGAAACCTGTGGCTTTGCGCGAAAAAGTAGGTGCCATTCATGAATAA
- a CDS encoding nucleotidyltransferase family protein, whose protein sequence is MNNIPIVLLAAGASSRMGQPKPLLPWGEQTLIEHQINTLLAIGNPVVVVLGNQSESIIPILQGLPVEFTINENWEQGMGTSIAAGVKFIQQIYTDCNGVMITLIDQPLITTDHLNNLVTNFEPENQQIIVSQADSGWQGVPVLFDRFYFEELSKLSGKEGAKVIFRNYTQHVKAISCGEIPEDMDTPESYQRLLNRVKNS, encoded by the coding sequence ATGAATAATATTCCTATAGTATTGTTGGCAGCCGGCGCGTCTTCAAGAATGGGGCAGCCAAAACCATTATTACCCTGGGGTGAACAAACATTGATTGAACACCAGATAAACACCTTGTTGGCAATTGGAAATCCTGTGGTGGTGGTTTTAGGAAATCAGTCTGAAAGTATAATTCCGATTCTTCAAGGTTTACCAGTTGAATTTACTATTAACGAAAACTGGGAACAAGGCATGGGAACTTCCATTGCTGCGGGAGTTAAATTTATTCAGCAGATTTATACTGACTGTAACGGTGTGATGATAACATTGATTGACCAGCCACTAATTACAACAGACCATTTAAATAACCTGGTTACTAATTTCGAACCGGAGAACCAGCAAATTATTGTTTCACAAGCCGATTCCGGATGGCAGGGAGTTCCTGTATTATTCGATCGTTTTTACTTCGAAGAACTTTCAAAACTGAGTGGGAAAGAAGGTGCAAAAGTAATCTTCCGGAATTACACGCAACATGTAAAAGCTATATCATGTGGTGAAATTCCGGAAGATATGGATACCCCGGAAAGTTATCAGCGATTACTTAACCGGGTAAAAAATTCGTAA
- a CDS encoding glycoside hydrolase family 3 C-terminal domain-containing protein, with amino-acid sequence MKKFFKILLKIVLVVVGLVIIVAVVGAIYVNKNFLNIDKKDKYSKAEIKEITVDGYTFKDRNRNEELDVYEDARQELDARVIDVLSQMTLEEKIRLVKGSGMGSGMGFGPKDGIPGAVGTIVPIPRLGLPRLFLSDGPAGLRLTTFGGKNKDPKYCTAFPIGSLLSSTWNTELVEKVGVAMGNETREYGIDVILGPGANIHRNPLCGRNFEYYSEDPVVTGKIGAAMVNGIESNGVGTSVKHFVANNQETNRNKNNAIVSNRAMREIYLKGFEIIVKESQPWTIMSSYNLVNGTYVAASKDLLTDIMRDEWGFEGIVMTDWFGGTNAPVELSAGNDLFEPGTRNQYKSLMEAAENGDLSEKDIDTAVKRILTLIMKSKKMEGYAYSDAPDLKAHATVTRNSATEGMVLLKNEAATLPMTAVKNVALFGLFSYDFIAGGTGSGDVNEAYTISLEEGLINSGYEINQAAKDAFLAHKEANAKAFEKPEGTLQAMMTAYTPPEFIPTSNQLKTIAGEADIAIVTIGRNSGEGADRVKENDFNLSDKEQDLITSVCEQFHSSGKKVVVVMNIGGVIETASWKDKPDAILLAWQGGQEGGNSAADILSGAVTPSGKLPMTFPIALEDHASSANFPMEGKPMGMGMMSSGEKKDESELIKNEDYTNYEEGIYVGYRHFDKNELKVSYPFGYGLSYTTFEYENLNVEVSDETISINVQVKNTGKLAGKEVVEIYVSKPDTEVDRPVQELKAFAKTPLLQSGETVEVTMEINISDLSYWNETANNWNLEEGIYIILAAASSRDKKLSTEISL; translated from the coding sequence ATGAAAAAGTTCTTCAAGATTCTTTTAAAAATTGTACTGGTCGTTGTTGGCCTTGTCATTATTGTGGCAGTTGTCGGTGCCATTTATGTAAACAAGAATTTCCTCAACATAGATAAAAAAGACAAATACAGCAAAGCTGAAATAAAAGAAATTACCGTTGATGGTTACACATTTAAAGATCGTAACCGAAACGAGGAGCTGGATGTTTACGAAGACGCCAGACAAGAGCTGGATGCGCGTGTAATCGATGTTTTGTCGCAAATGACACTGGAAGAAAAAATAAGACTGGTTAAAGGATCAGGTATGGGTTCGGGCATGGGATTTGGTCCTAAAGACGGCATTCCAGGAGCAGTTGGTACAATTGTTCCCATCCCTCGTTTGGGATTACCCCGACTATTTCTGTCAGATGGTCCTGCAGGTTTGCGTCTGACCACTTTTGGTGGAAAGAATAAAGATCCAAAATATTGTACCGCTTTTCCAATCGGTTCTTTGTTATCATCAACATGGAATACAGAGCTTGTTGAAAAAGTTGGTGTAGCCATGGGAAATGAAACCCGCGAATATGGCATCGACGTTATTCTTGGCCCCGGAGCAAATATTCACCGAAATCCACTTTGCGGAAGAAATTTTGAATATTACTCGGAAGATCCGGTTGTAACCGGTAAAATTGGCGCAGCCATGGTAAATGGTATCGAATCAAACGGTGTGGGTACTTCAGTTAAACACTTCGTTGCCAACAACCAGGAAACCAATCGCAATAAAAATAACGCCATTGTTTCCAACCGTGCCATGCGCGAAATCTACTTAAAAGGATTCGAGATTATTGTAAAAGAATCGCAGCCCTGGACTATCATGTCGTCATACAACCTGGTGAACGGAACCTACGTTGCTGCCAGTAAAGATCTGCTTACTGATATCATGCGCGATGAGTGGGGTTTTGAAGGAATTGTAATGACCGACTGGTTTGGCGGAACCAACGCTCCTGTTGAACTTAGTGCCGGAAACGACCTGTTTGAGCCAGGCACCAGAAATCAATATAAATCGCTGATGGAAGCGGCTGAAAACGGAGATCTTTCTGAAAAGGATATCGACACCGCCGTGAAGCGTATTCTTACACTGATTATGAAATCGAAAAAAATGGAAGGATATGCGTATAGCGATGCTCCGGATCTAAAAGCGCATGCTACTGTAACGCGAAATTCAGCAACTGAAGGAATGGTTCTTCTTAAAAATGAAGCTGCAACTCTTCCGATGACGGCTGTCAAAAACGTTGCTTTGTTCGGTTTATTCTCCTATGATTTTATTGCAGGCGGAACAGGATCGGGCGACGTAAATGAAGCTTACACCATTTCTTTGGAAGAAGGATTGATTAATTCAGGATATGAAATTAACCAGGCTGCAAAGGATGCATTTTTAGCGCATAAAGAAGCAAATGCAAAAGCTTTTGAAAAACCGGAAGGAACTTTGCAAGCGATGATGACTGCCTATACCCCTCCAGAGTTTATTCCGACTTCCAACCAACTAAAAACAATTGCCGGTGAAGCCGATATTGCCATTGTAACCATCGGACGAAACAGTGGCGAAGGTGCAGACCGTGTAAAAGAAAACGACTTTAACCTCTCGGATAAAGAACAGGATCTGATTACCAGTGTTTGTGAACAATTTCATTCATCAGGAAAAAAAGTGGTGGTTGTTATGAATATTGGTGGTGTAATTGAAACAGCTTCGTGGAAAGATAAACCCGATGCCATTCTGTTAGCATGGCAAGGCGGACAGGAAGGCGGAAATTCGGCTGCTGACATATTAAGCGGAGCCGTTACTCCAAGCGGAAAACTTCCGATGACTTTCCCAATTGCTTTGGAAGATCATGCTTCAAGTGCAAACTTCCCAATGGAAGGAAAACCAATGGGAATGGGCATGATGTCGTCGGGTGAAAAGAAAGATGAATCGGAACTTATAAAGAATGAAGATTACACCAATTACGAGGAAGGTATTTATGTTGGGTACCGTCATTTCGATAAGAATGAATTAAAAGTTTCTTATCCATTCGGTTATGGTTTATCGTACACTACTTTCGAATATGAAAACCTGAATGTTGAAGTTAGCGATGAAACAATAAGCATAAATGTACAGGTGAAAAATACCGGCAAACTGGCAGGTAAAGAGGTAGTTGAAATTTACGTTTCGAAACCGGACACAGAGGTTGACAGGCCCGTTCAGGAACTGAAAGCATTTGCAAAAACTCCGCTATTGCAAAGTGGAGAAACAGTTGAAGTTACAATGGAAATAAATATTTCAGACCTTTCGTACTGGAACGAAACAGCTAATAACTGGAACCTGGAAGAAGGCATTTATATCATTCTTGCAGCTGCCTCATCCAGAGATAAAAAACTAAGTACCGAAATTAGTTTATAG
- a CDS encoding sugar-binding domain-containing protein, whose translation MKNLYLILLLAVISCTTQTPNYRNSIDLQGEWQFALDTAQIGEEQQWYLSDFDDSVMLPGTTDSNQKGFLNTDSTTLHLNRIYTYEGVAWYRKKVTIPENLTDKRLELQLERTKPSKVWVDDQFIGSSLLLQSEQRYDLNEFLTPGDHFITIQVNNDLKLTPYGNVHIYTDDTQTNWNGIIGKIHLEATSKTYISDLRITPDVQNKKALINLKIENQPEGELAIDIFVEKSENGKITHLETLKSTINAQSKIQLEYDFGNDCQLWDDYKQPLYKLTAVVTGDGIQDSKSETFGMREFTIDGTQFSINGRTTFLRGKHDACVFPLTGHPPMDVEGWVRVFKIAKNYGINHYRFHTWCPPEAAFIAADREGIYLQPELPFWGGLDSDTISEQLQEEAFAMLDAYANHPSFVLFSHGNEIWGGLDRVDANIAAFKAYDDRPLYTMGCNNGIGYIPPTATSEFFVGARTPFAHDTILTHTRLTHAFADSKDGARLNSVTPSTDFDFSYAVEHMNMPIISHEIAQYQIFPDYDEIDKYTGVLKATNLEIFKNRLEKAGMLDKDSIFQQATGAWSALCYKAEMEAAIRTNGFAGFQLLDLQDFPGQGTALVGILDAFMDSKNVITPEAWKQSCNDVVLLLEFPKYCYTNAEEFNAKAVVANYSNQAATNDISWTLTKEDGTVVGEGKFAGSEVPFGGLTELGDVSADLSSVNKASKLNLHISIAESDYSNDYPIWVYPAENEINTPEDILVATKADQKVLNQLKEGGKVLLFPQENDVKGKSVSGLFPPDFWNYGMFKTISENNGKAVSPGTLGILTDPEHPLFNAFPTDFHTNWQWFSIIKASNSMILDKLPTEYYPIVQIVDNLERNHKLGLIFELKVGEGKLLVCMSQLNEILDKPEAAQLYQSILNYMESDAFDPEFSVNNSAFNPIF comes from the coding sequence ATGAAGAACTTGTATTTGATTCTGTTATTGGCCGTAATTTCGTGCACAACTCAAACTCCCAACTATCGAAATAGTATTGACCTGCAGGGCGAATGGCAGTTTGCTCTCGACACTGCACAAATCGGGGAAGAACAGCAATGGTACCTTTCTGATTTTGATGATTCGGTGATGTTGCCCGGCACTACAGATTCGAACCAAAAAGGATTTTTAAATACCGACTCAACAACTCTCCACCTAAACCGTATTTACACTTACGAAGGAGTGGCCTGGTACCGGAAAAAAGTTACTATTCCAGAAAACTTGACGGATAAACGATTGGAACTTCAGCTGGAGCGAACCAAACCATCAAAAGTTTGGGTTGATGATCAGTTTATTGGATCTTCGCTTTTGTTGCAATCGGAGCAAAGGTACGATCTAAACGAGTTCCTAACTCCCGGCGATCATTTTATAACCATCCAGGTAAACAACGATTTGAAACTTACGCCATACGGAAATGTGCACATATACACCGACGACACACAAACCAACTGGAACGGAATAATTGGTAAAATTCATCTGGAAGCCACCTCAAAAACTTACATTTCCGATCTGCGCATTACTCCCGATGTTCAGAACAAAAAAGCCCTCATCAATCTGAAAATTGAGAATCAGCCCGAAGGAGAATTAGCTATTGACATTTTTGTTGAAAAATCGGAAAATGGAAAAATCACTCACTTAGAAACATTAAAATCAACGATAAACGCACAAAGCAAAATTCAACTCGAATACGACTTTGGAAACGATTGCCAATTGTGGGACGACTACAAGCAGCCACTTTATAAACTTACCGCCGTGGTTACCGGCGACGGAATTCAGGATAGCAAATCGGAAACGTTTGGTATGCGTGAGTTTACTATTGACGGAACACAATTTTCAATAAATGGCCGCACAACCTTCTTACGCGGCAAACACGATGCCTGTGTTTTTCCATTAACCGGACATCCGCCAATGGATGTTGAAGGCTGGGTACGTGTTTTTAAAATTGCCAAAAACTACGGCATCAACCATTACCGCTTTCATACCTGGTGTCCGCCGGAAGCTGCGTTTATTGCTGCCGACCGCGAGGGAATTTACCTTCAACCGGAATTACCGTTTTGGGGCGGTTTAGACTCAGATACGATTTCGGAACAATTACAGGAAGAAGCATTTGCAATGTTAGATGCTTACGCTAATCATCCGTCGTTCGTGTTGTTCTCGCACGGAAATGAGATTTGGGGAGGCCTGGATCGTGTGGATGCAAATATTGCCGCATTTAAAGCTTACGACGACCGACCGCTTTACACCATGGGTTGCAACAACGGCATCGGCTACATTCCGCCAACTGCCACAAGCGAGTTTTTTGTTGGTGCGCGTACGCCTTTTGCACACGACACAATTCTAACTCACACCCGATTAACCCATGCATTTGCCGATTCAAAAGACGGAGCCCGGCTAAACTCAGTAACTCCATCAACCGATTTTGATTTTAGTTATGCAGTGGAACATATGAATATGCCTATTATCAGTCATGAAATTGCACAGTATCAGATATTTCCCGATTACGACGAAATAGATAAATACACCGGTGTTTTAAAGGCAACCAACCTCGAGATATTCAAAAACCGTTTGGAAAAAGCCGGAATGTTGGATAAAGACAGTATTTTTCAGCAGGCAACCGGCGCATGGTCGGCACTATGCTACAAAGCCGAAATGGAAGCTGCCATCCGAACAAACGGTTTTGCAGGTTTTCAGCTGCTCGACCTTCAGGATTTCCCGGGCCAGGGAACAGCACTTGTGGGCATTTTGGATGCTTTTATGGACAGCAAAAATGTGATCACTCCTGAAGCATGGAAACAATCGTGTAACGACGTGGTTTTGCTACTGGAATTCCCAAAATATTGCTACACAAACGCAGAAGAATTTAATGCCAAAGCCGTTGTGGCTAACTATTCCAATCAAGCGGCTACCAACGATATTTCATGGACTCTAACAAAAGAGGATGGAACCGTTGTTGGTGAAGGTAAATTTGCAGGCTCCGAAGTTCCTTTTGGTGGACTTACCGAACTTGGTGATGTCTCTGCAGATTTATCATCGGTTAACAAGGCCAGCAAGCTAAACTTGCACATTTCCATTGCCGAAAGCGATTATTCGAACGATTACCCGATCTGGGTTTATCCTGCCGAAAATGAAATAAATACTCCTGAAGATATTTTAGTGGCAACAAAGGCCGACCAAAAGGTTTTAAACCAACTGAAAGAAGGAGGAAAAGTACTTCTGTTTCCACAAGAAAATGATGTTAAAGGAAAAAGTGTATCCGGTTTATTTCCACCTGATTTTTGGAATTACGGCATGTTTAAAACCATAAGCGAGAATAACGGAAAAGCGGTGTCGCCGGGAACTTTGGGAATATTAACCGATCCCGAACATCCGTTATTCAATGCTTTCCCAACCGATTTTCACACCAACTGGCAGTGGTTCTCGATTATCAAAGCCAGCAACTCGATGATATTAGATAAGCTCCCGACTGAGTACTACCCCATCGTTCAGATAGTAGATAATTTGGAACGTAACCACAAATTGGGATTAATTTTTGAACTGAAAGTTGGAGAAGGAAAACTATTGGTTTGTATGTCGCAACTGAATGAGATTTTAGACAAACCGGAAGCTGCCCAGCTTTATCAATCCATCCTTAATTATATGGAATCGGATGCTTTTGATCCGGAATTTTCAGTAAACAACTCAGCGTTTAATCCAATATTTTAA
- a CDS encoding sugar phosphate isomerase/epimerase — MSKNKNNGLSRRKFLGSSAALAAVSMVPVNFALANPAQKNDNPNSNFGGVHIGAITYSWRTMPGGLENIVKYCKECNISSIELMSGDLETYLGAPESPMMEIFMEIRRQQQAEQESSGEAPQPRRRGRPQLNAEQQARMDKYNEEVRKFRLNVDMKKVAAAKKLLDDAGIKPHIVKFSPSQWSDEEIDYAFKVAKALGAKGVSEEISEAAAKKLGPIAEKHGMYAVFHQHMQFAEVEGFSYDNFVGISPAVMFNFDSGHYFGSTGKNPCDILRKYHDRIFSIHIKDKTGPATDPPNQNQVWGQGQMPLEEVLLLIKKEKWPIYCDIELEYEVKPWSNAVKEVKTCVNYARQILM; from the coding sequence ATGAGCAAAAACAAAAATAACGGACTATCGCGTAGAAAATTTTTAGGTAGTTCAGCTGCTTTAGCGGCCGTTTCAATGGTTCCGGTAAACTTTGCCTTGGCAAATCCGGCGCAGAAAAATGACAATCCCAACTCGAATTTTGGTGGAGTGCATATTGGCGCCATAACCTACAGCTGGCGCACCATGCCGGGCGGACTGGAAAATATTGTAAAATATTGCAAGGAGTGCAACATCAGCTCAATTGAATTAATGAGCGGCGATTTGGAAACCTATTTGGGAGCACCCGAAAGTCCTATGATGGAAATTTTTATGGAGATACGCCGACAGCAGCAAGCAGAACAAGAATCAAGTGGAGAGGCACCTCAACCGCGCCGAAGAGGCCGTCCACAATTAAATGCCGAACAACAAGCCAGAATGGATAAATACAATGAGGAAGTTCGTAAGTTCCGTCTGAATGTTGACATGAAGAAAGTGGCAGCCGCGAAAAAATTGCTGGATGATGCAGGAATAAAACCACACATTGTTAAATTCTCGCCTTCACAGTGGTCGGACGAAGAAATTGATTACGCTTTTAAAGTAGCCAAAGCACTCGGCGCAAAAGGTGTTAGTGAAGAGATAAGCGAAGCTGCGGCCAAAAAGCTTGGACCAATTGCCGAGAAACACGGTATGTACGCCGTTTTTCATCAGCACATGCAATTTGCAGAGGTGGAAGGTTTCAGTTACGATAACTTTGTAGGCATTTCGCCTGCCGTAATGTTTAACTTTGATTCCGGGCACTATTTTGGTTCTACCGGCAAAAATCCTTGCGACATACTGCGGAAATACCACGACCGTATTTTCAGTATTCACATTAAAGACAAAACCGGTCCGGCAACTGATCCGCCTAACCAAAACCAGGTTTGGGGACAAGGACAAATGCCATTGGAAGAAGTGTTGCTTCTGATCAAAAAGGAAAAATGGCCGATTTACTGCGACATTGAGTTGGAATACGAAGTAAAACCATGGTCGAATGCAGTGAAAGAAGTAAAAACCTGCGTGAACTACGCCCGTCAGATTTTGATGTAA